TCAGATATGTCGTAGAATGTATAGATTCCTCAGTTCATACAACTGGGAATACCCAGATATTTCCTGAATAAACAAAGCGCATCTGCTGGGGTAACCGAACCGTTCTTATCTACATCTGCGCATGGATCACAGAGCCCAAGACCCAAATAGCATCTAAAGGCAAACAACGCATCAGCGGGGGTTATACTGCCATCACCATTGAGGTCTCCGGTGCAGCAGTTTTCGTCAATGTTGCCATCACAATTATTATCCACCCTATCACCACATATTTCTGATTGTGGTTGCTGAGCAGTACAGCCAGCCCATCTTCCATTCTGGCAGGTCTCCACACCCGTACCACAGAGGGTTGAGCAGCTCTGAGTCAGGTTTTCATCTATTCTGCCATCACAGTTATTATCGATCCCATCGCACACTTCAGTACCTTGCTGCGGTGCTGTGCAGCCAACCCACTGTCCATTTTGACAGGTCTCGGTACCGCTCCCACATACATTTGAGCAGTTCTGCGTAAGGTTCTCATCCACCTTGCCATCGCAGTTATTATCTTTCCCGTCACAGCGTTCCGCTCCTCCCGGATGTATTTGAGCATCGGCGTCATTGCAATCGCCCCCATTCCTGCTATATCCATAGGGAACAGTAGCTGTAAAAAGAAGAGATACGTCGTTGCTTCCATATCCATCGTAATCTCCATCCAAATGATAAGAATATGCAATCCTGGGTTGGGGAATAGCCGTTGGCTTGAACGAGGTATAAACCATTGTTTCCTGGGGAAGGTCTGCATTTAATTTCAGTTCACTGTCTGCGGCAGTTTGCGTTTGCCGTAAATAAATAATTTCGATTCTTTCTCCGCCTGCTAATTCGAGCGGTGTATGGTATTCTTTATTAAACAGGTTATTTAAGTTAATGAAGGCATATTTTTGTCCATCTGCAAGAGAACATTCTCCTACCCAGGATGATAATGGATAATCATTAAGCCTGCTATTGTTACCATTCTGACTATCAAGGACATTGACAAGTACCAGTGACGCGCCGACCGCAGAGGGATTATTTACATTACATTCCGGCAACAAAAGAGTATCATTTGTCGTTAAATCAGCATTCGTTATCCTTAAATTTTCGGTACCATCGTACTTCTCCGTTGTTACCGCGTATTTCTGCCCCTGATTAAGTGGGTTATCGGCAGGCAAAAAAGCCACACCATTTGCAAGAAGCTGATAGTAATAGGTGGTATTGGCCGTTAAGCCTTTAACTATGAACCTCTTGATTCTATTTGCTTGAGATGCCATAGGGACTGAACCGGCATCATCACTTTCTATCGTAATCCCTTCCCTGATCAATTTTCCGCTTCCATCAAAAACAAGCAGGTCCAGGTCATCAGGATGATAAGGCTCTGATAAGTTGTAAATGACACTAAAGGATTTGGTAGATACATCTGCCACAACAACCTGTGATGATGCATATGTTATTGTTGAGTTTAATAATATGATATGCAAGCTACCGAGAAGAAAGAAATACAGAAATACTTTCAGGGATGAATAATTTTTTTCTTTCACAGCTAAGCCCCTCTCCTAATGCTTTTTTAATAGCCTTGATAAACATATTACGAGCAACTTGATTATCTAACACGAT
This sequence is a window from bacterium. Protein-coding genes within it:
- a CDS encoding MopE-related protein, with translation MKEKNYSSLKVFLYFFLLGSLHIILLNSTITYASSQVVVADVSTKSFSVIYNLSEPYHPDDLDLLVFDGSGKLIREGITIESDDAGSVPMASQANRIKRFIVKGLTANTTYYYQLLANGVAFLPADNPLNQGQKYAVTTEKYDGTENLRITNADLTTNDTLLLPECNVNNPSAVGASLVLVNVLDSQNGNNSRLNDYPLSSWVGECSLADGQKYAFINLNNLFNKEYHTPLELAGGERIEIIYLRQTQTAADSELKLNADLPQETMVYTSFKPTAIPQPRIAYSYHLDGDYDGYGSNDVSLLFTATVPYGYSRNGGDCNDADAQIHPGGAERCDGKDNNCDGKVDENLTQNCSNVCGSGTETCQNGQWVGCTAPQQGTEVCDGIDNNCDGRIDENLTQSCSTLCGTGVETCQNGRWAGCTAQQPQSEICGDRVDNNCDGNIDENCCTGDLNGDGSITPADALFAFRCYLGLGLCDPCADVDKNGSVTPADALCLFRKYLGIPSCMN